The window TGATGGAATGCTCGGCCCACGCCGCCCGTTCTCACGCGCGCTATTTGTCTCGACAACAGGTAGCAGCTCCGGACACCATGGCCCCCAGCTTGCTGCCGCCTCCAGCCCCTCGGTGTTCCCGGGCCTTCAAGAGCAGCCGCCCCAGGCCTCCCCCAGCGGCACTTTGAACGGACTCCTGCGTCTGGGGTTCCCTGGAGACATGTACGCGCGACCGGAACCCTTTGCGCCGGGGCCAGTGGCCCGCAGCGACGCCCTGGCAGCTGCCGCGGCCCTGCACGGCTACGGGGGCATGAACCTGACCGTGAACCTCGCCGCGCCCCACGGTCCCGGCGCCTTCTTCCGCTACATGCGCCAGCCGATCAAACAGGAGCTCATCTGCAAGTGGCTGGCAGCGGATagccccgcgcccccgcgcctCTGCTCCAAAACTTTCAGCACCATGCACGAGCTGGTCACACACGTCACCGTGGAACACGTCGGCGGCCCGGAGCAGGCCAACCACATCTGCTTCTGGGAGGAGTGTCC of the Halichoerus grypus chromosome 1, mHalGry1.hap1.1, whole genome shotgun sequence genome contains:
- the ZIC4 gene encoding zinc finger protein ZIC 4 isoform X1 yields the protein MRYKTSLVMRKRLRLYRNSLKESSSSSGHHGPQLAAASSPSVFPGLQEQPPQASPSGTLNGLLRLGFPGDMYARPEPFAPGPVARSDALAAAAALHGYGGMNLTVNLAAPHGPGAFFRYMRQPIKQELICKWLAADSPAPPRLCSKTFSTMHELVTHVTVEHVGGPEQANHICFWEECPRQGKPFKAKYKLVNHIRVHTGEKPFPCPFPGCGKVFARSENLKIHKRTHTGQYSALVRTLWGSRRPLLGPRGWISSSSIWEEGGYLGVSMSQVHKILIMPFYIRITEVS